The Fimbriimonas ginsengisoli Gsoil 348 genome window below encodes:
- a CDS encoding host-nuclease inhibitor Gam family protein, producing the protein MTMIMPYSVIEPAELLELGITAKGRHYRRTRDGAVLGPDYREIELPKPQEPAMPQSATPINQETADHLAGAIAELKGEVAPESEVPRETEIHGDYIVDVETGEVVGMVDMAPKFAVTDADSANWVLGKMLQAEAEVAAIDNSALVIHARAVLTNAERMKRDRLGRLNWLHLRFDAELGEYARNELKGKKSKTFKTLLGSISLVANAGGLAVVKKGEATALEIAKKLGFTNAVKTSEEFQISKLTAEQKAALTEAVRKGEVAPGGFEVKPPSEKVTVTTGVNS; encoded by the coding sequence ATGACGATGATCATGCCGTATTCGGTCATCGAACCCGCCGAGCTTCTTGAGCTAGGAATCACCGCCAAGGGTCGGCATTATCGCCGCACCCGCGACGGCGCGGTTCTTGGCCCCGACTACCGGGAGATCGAGCTCCCTAAACCCCAGGAACCCGCCATGCCCCAATCCGCCACTCCTATCAACCAAGAGACTGCCGACCACCTCGCCGGCGCGATCGCCGAACTCAAGGGCGAAGTCGCTCCGGAATCCGAGGTGCCGCGCGAAACCGAGATCCACGGCGATTACATCGTCGACGTCGAGACGGGCGAGGTGGTCGGCATGGTCGATATGGCGCCCAAATTCGCGGTGACCGACGCCGACTCGGCGAACTGGGTTCTTGGCAAGATGCTTCAAGCGGAAGCCGAAGTTGCGGCGATCGACAATTCGGCGCTGGTGATTCACGCCCGCGCGGTGCTTACAAACGCCGAGCGAATGAAGCGGGATCGCTTAGGCCGCCTCAATTGGCTGCACCTTCGCTTCGATGCCGAGCTCGGCGAGTACGCGCGCAACGAACTCAAGGGCAAGAAGTCCAAGACATTCAAAACGCTGCTCGGATCGATTTCGCTCGTGGCTAACGCGGGCGGACTTGCCGTGGTCAAAAAGGGCGAGGCGACCGCGCTCGAGATCGCCAAGAAGCTTGGCTTCACGAACGCGGTCAAGACGAGCGAAGAGTTCCAAATCTCGAAGCTCACCGCGGAGCAAAAGGCGGCGCTGACCGAAGCGGTGCGGAAAGGCGAAGTCGCGCCCGGTGGATTCGAGGTTAAGCCGCCATCGGAAAAGGTCACGGTCACGACCGGGGTGAACTCCTGA
- a CDS encoding DUF3310 domain-containing protein: MQIETKGPVVPRPMLLGELPKQIEAPAAPENSEPINPAHYRGDDVMCIIERYRLGFCLGNVAKYVLRHADKAGVEDLKKARWYLDRAISNMEKGEVVGL; encoded by the coding sequence ATGCAAATCGAAACGAAAGGACCCGTGGTGCCGCGACCGATGTTGCTCGGCGAATTACCAAAACAGATTGAGGCGCCCGCCGCACCGGAGAACTCGGAGCCGATCAACCCCGCCCACTACAGGGGCGATGACGTCATGTGCATCATCGAGCGGTACCGGCTCGGGTTTTGCTTAGGCAACGTTGCCAAATACGTTCTTAGGCACGCTGATAAAGCCGGTGTTGAGGACCTGAAAAAGGCGCGCTGGTATCTCGATCGCGCCATCTCCAACATGGAGAAAGGAGAGGTCGTTGGCCTTTAA
- a CDS encoding DEAD/DEAH box helicase — protein sequence MEEPQIHVGVERPFRLPDGQVARITINLSRIPATASDSLITSMMGRATTGLALILAEAEDRARNMTRPPRPLFVNVDALADEPLNGELDIDEEDDDREETIDDLPKEPPATPNLAPIDPAPTAPVVAAIPREEDLRVDGAEAFGIFIPYPPEEWNYEAITEIGVNGGAGQLTALNAGLTSIGFGGARRHAACFAILSEYGDLPTAAVIDEVSSTRDLSKADAHIVLSWLEQARPENVAELANAIRPQDPATNAVSAEIARVVAEMGLEPKPASEPSPNGATPEEAGRQIEEAILRSAADLDAELASGLTPATKALADEIANRFKERGPQIDTSDEFDVTPVNREPEIVLSEDQQRAIDLIMEAAKEKQGRFIFVTGKAGTGKSTVLKKIRDRARCLVAAPTGLAAVNVGGMTIHRLFGLKIGPQSRNKVNAMRHPEIAAAADLIVLDEISMVRADVLDAINVCLQKSLRNKLPFGGKTVVAIGDMWQLEPVVKEDEREWIEKKFGSPFWFDAEVFRALPAQGELGEAPSEGISIETCELTQVFRQIGDPDLITALNAIRIGDPSGLAFLNQRVGIQAPLGEEPVVLTFGNAKAAAINRSRLASLTTESKVYTAAIGGEFDERDMPVDNEITLKIGAQVMFARNTVDEWGVQVSNGTVGEVVGFERNGPRIKLRNGNEIVATPLEWKKIRYAIDLKEGEKITEEVAGSFSQVPLKLAWAITTHKAQGQTLDSALLELEMKAFAHGQLYVALSRVRTLAGLYLRRGLNADDLIVNDRVREFCGVPKPEAVAVKRNASALA from the coding sequence ATGGAAGAACCCCAGATCCATGTTGGCGTCGAGCGGCCGTTCCGCCTCCCGGATGGCCAGGTCGCTCGAATCACGATCAACCTTTCGCGGATCCCGGCCACGGCGAGCGACAGCCTTATCACGAGCATGATGGGGCGAGCCACCACCGGCCTCGCTTTGATCCTCGCCGAGGCCGAAGATCGCGCCCGGAACATGACCCGCCCGCCGCGGCCGCTTTTCGTTAACGTCGACGCGCTGGCCGACGAGCCGCTGAACGGTGAGCTCGACATCGACGAAGAGGACGATGACCGCGAAGAGACGATCGACGACCTTCCCAAGGAACCTCCCGCAACGCCTAATCTCGCGCCCATCGATCCGGCTCCGACAGCGCCGGTAGTTGCCGCAATTCCGCGTGAGGAAGATCTCCGCGTAGATGGCGCGGAAGCGTTCGGGATCTTCATTCCTTACCCGCCTGAGGAATGGAACTACGAGGCGATCACGGAGATCGGGGTGAACGGTGGCGCCGGCCAGCTCACCGCCCTAAACGCCGGCCTTACATCGATCGGATTCGGCGGTGCTAGGCGGCACGCGGCTTGCTTCGCGATCCTCAGCGAGTATGGCGACCTACCGACAGCCGCGGTGATTGATGAGGTTTCCAGCACGCGCGATCTAAGCAAGGCCGACGCCCATATCGTTCTCTCGTGGCTTGAACAGGCGCGCCCTGAAAACGTGGCCGAACTTGCTAACGCGATCCGCCCCCAGGACCCCGCCACGAATGCCGTAAGCGCTGAAATCGCGCGGGTTGTGGCGGAGATGGGCCTTGAGCCGAAGCCGGCATCGGAGCCAAGCCCGAACGGCGCCACTCCGGAGGAAGCCGGCCGGCAAATCGAAGAGGCGATTTTGCGAAGCGCCGCCGATCTCGATGCCGAGCTCGCTAGCGGACTTACTCCCGCTACCAAAGCCCTCGCCGACGAAATCGCGAACCGCTTCAAGGAGCGCGGACCGCAAATCGACACCAGCGACGAGTTCGACGTCACGCCGGTCAACCGCGAGCCGGAGATCGTGCTCTCGGAAGATCAGCAGCGCGCGATCGACTTGATCATGGAAGCCGCCAAGGAAAAGCAGGGTCGCTTCATCTTCGTGACCGGTAAGGCGGGCACGGGTAAATCGACGGTTCTCAAGAAGATCCGCGATCGCGCTCGATGCCTCGTCGCGGCGCCGACCGGGCTCGCGGCCGTCAACGTCGGCGGCATGACCATTCACCGGCTCTTTGGGCTCAAGATCGGCCCTCAGTCGCGAAACAAGGTCAACGCCATGCGGCACCCCGAAATCGCTGCGGCAGCCGATCTGATCGTCTTGGATGAGATCTCGATGGTTCGCGCCGACGTGCTCGACGCCATCAATGTTTGCCTCCAAAAGTCGCTTCGAAACAAGCTGCCTTTCGGTGGCAAGACGGTTGTCGCGATCGGCGATATGTGGCAGCTCGAGCCCGTGGTTAAAGAAGACGAAAGGGAATGGATCGAGAAGAAGTTCGGCTCTCCATTCTGGTTCGACGCGGAGGTTTTCCGGGCGCTGCCCGCGCAAGGCGAGCTTGGCGAAGCGCCATCGGAAGGCATCTCGATCGAGACCTGTGAGCTCACGCAGGTGTTCCGCCAAATCGGCGATCCGGATCTGATCACCGCGCTCAACGCGATTCGGATCGGCGATCCATCGGGTCTTGCGTTTCTCAACCAGCGTGTTGGCATCCAAGCCCCTTTGGGGGAAGAGCCGGTCGTTCTCACGTTCGGCAACGCGAAAGCGGCGGCGATCAACAGGAGTCGCTTGGCAAGCCTTACGACGGAATCGAAGGTCTACACGGCGGCGATCGGCGGCGAGTTCGACGAGCGGGATATGCCGGTCGACAATGAGATCACTCTCAAGATCGGCGCTCAGGTGATGTTCGCTCGCAACACCGTCGATGAGTGGGGCGTTCAGGTTAGCAACGGCACGGTGGGCGAGGTCGTTGGCTTCGAGCGGAATGGCCCTCGCATCAAGCTTCGTAACGGCAATGAGATCGTGGCCACGCCGCTTGAGTGGAAGAAGATCCGCTACGCGATCGACCTGAAAGAGGGAGAGAAGATCACCGAAGAGGTAGCCGGCTCATTCTCCCAGGTGCCGCTTAAATTGGCGTGGGCGATCACAACCCACAAAGCCCAAGGTCAAACGCTCGATTCGGCGCTCCTAGAGCTCGAAATGAAGGCGTTCGCTCATGGACAGCTCTACGTTGCCCTTAGCCGTGTACGCACGCTGGCGGGGCTCTACCTTCGCCGTGGCCTTAATGCCGACGACCTGATCGTTAACGATCGCGTACGGGAATTCTGCGGCGTCCCTAAACCCGAAGCGGTTGCCGTCAAGCGCAATGCTTCGGCGCTTGCTTAG